In a genomic window of Saccharothrix sp. HUAS TT1:
- a CDS encoding DUF998 domain-containing protein yields MPTAPAPTRSPARFVALAGAAAVLLTVALVGGLDLYRLGESSYHLRRTISEYALGPYRWAFDTGVLLLVLGSLAILAVLVGRGVARWNSVGAVAFAAWAVGLTLVVIFPKNNWAIGPSVSGSIHRFGSLLAFIALPVAATLLARPWRRDPVWGAHARWTFRLGLLSALAFTPILYAIGVNAVVGTSWWRVIPLGYVERVLVLTEVVAVLVAGVWAIAVARGPSARAQGYSSSSTSR; encoded by the coding sequence GTGCCGACTGCTCCCGCACCAACCCGGTCACCGGCCCGCTTCGTCGCCCTCGCCGGCGCCGCCGCCGTCCTGCTGACCGTCGCCCTCGTCGGCGGCCTGGACCTGTACCGGCTGGGCGAGTCCAGCTACCACCTGCGCCGCACCATCAGCGAGTACGCGCTCGGCCCGTACCGCTGGGCGTTCGACACCGGCGTGCTGCTGCTCGTGCTCGGCTCGCTGGCGATCCTCGCGGTGCTGGTCGGACGAGGGGTGGCGCGGTGGAACTCGGTGGGCGCGGTGGCGTTCGCCGCGTGGGCGGTCGGGCTGACCCTGGTGGTGATCTTCCCCAAGAACAACTGGGCGATCGGCCCGAGCGTGAGCGGCAGCATCCACCGGTTCGGCAGCCTGCTCGCGTTCATCGCGCTGCCGGTCGCCGCGACGCTGCTGGCCCGGCCGTGGCGGCGCGACCCGGTGTGGGGCGCGCACGCCCGCTGGACGTTCCGGCTCGGCCTGCTGTCCGCGCTCGCGTTCACGCCCATCCTGTACGCGATCGGCGTGAACGCGGTCGTCGGCACGTCCTGGTGGCGGGTGATCCCGCTCGGCTACGTCGAGCGGGTGCTGGTGCTCACCGAGGTGGTGGCCGTGCTGGTGGCGGGCGTGTGGGCGATCGCGGTGGCCCGCGGGCCCTCGGCGCGGGCTCAGGGGTACAGCTCGTCCAGCACGTCCCGGTAG
- a CDS encoding long-chain fatty acid--CoA ligase: MARSIPDLLRERVREMPDAEALRHRAGGTWTSLTWTEVAEHVRRRALGFRQLGVRDGARVAIMAATSVDWILTDLAVLAAGGVTTTIYPSSTPDVVAHIVRDSGSVLVVADPELADKVDAKVVTPDWEPDSPGDDDYDAMVDELTPDRLATLIYTSGTTGTPKGVELTHDNWLYTAEAIRELGVLTPEDLHFLWLPMSHAFGKVLQVGMLATGVPTAVDGDVDRIAANLQELRPTVVAAAPRIFEKIHQRVVASMREAGGVKAKLFDWALVVAEHPEWKLRRAVADKLVFSKLRDRVGGRIKYFVSGSAPLSAPVGEFFDRAGITILEGYGLTESSAASFVNRPGANKLGTVGRPLVGTEVRIAEDGEVLIGGRGVMRGYRGLPEETAEALRDGWLHTGDIGELDEGGRLRITDRKKELIKTSGGKYVAPQAVEGLVKSNSPYIGNVLVHGDGRNYCVALVTIDPDLAPADLDRDAEVGRAVEAANAKLARHETIKKFAVLPEDFSVADGTLTASLKMRRKEIEGRYRDVLDELYP, from the coding sequence GTGGCCCGATCCATCCCCGATCTGCTGCGCGAACGCGTGCGCGAGATGCCGGACGCCGAGGCGCTGCGCCACCGCGCCGGCGGCACGTGGACGTCGCTGACCTGGACCGAGGTCGCCGAGCACGTGCGCAGGCGCGCGCTGGGGTTCCGGCAGCTCGGCGTGCGGGACGGCGCCCGGGTCGCGATCATGGCCGCGACCAGCGTGGACTGGATCCTCACCGACCTGGCCGTGCTCGCCGCCGGCGGCGTGACGACGACCATCTACCCCAGCAGCACGCCGGACGTGGTCGCGCACATCGTCCGCGACTCCGGGAGCGTGCTCGTGGTCGCCGACCCGGAGCTGGCCGACAAGGTCGACGCCAAGGTCGTCACGCCCGACTGGGAGCCCGACTCGCCGGGCGACGACGACTACGACGCGATGGTGGACGAGCTGACGCCGGACCGGCTGGCCACCCTGATCTACACCTCCGGCACCACCGGCACGCCCAAGGGCGTCGAGCTGACCCACGACAACTGGCTCTACACCGCCGAGGCGATCCGCGAGCTGGGCGTGCTCACGCCCGAGGACCTGCACTTCCTGTGGCTGCCGATGTCGCACGCGTTCGGCAAGGTGCTCCAGGTCGGCATGCTGGCGACCGGCGTGCCCACCGCCGTGGACGGCGACGTGGACCGGATCGCGGCCAACCTCCAGGAGCTGCGCCCGACCGTGGTCGCCGCCGCGCCGCGGATCTTCGAGAAGATCCACCAGCGGGTGGTGGCGTCGATGCGCGAGGCGGGCGGCGTGAAGGCGAAGCTGTTCGACTGGGCGCTGGTCGTGGCCGAGCACCCGGAGTGGAAGCTCCGCCGGGCCGTCGCCGACAAGCTGGTGTTCAGCAAGCTGCGGGACCGGGTCGGCGGCCGGATCAAGTACTTCGTGTCCGGTTCGGCGCCGCTGTCGGCCCCGGTCGGCGAGTTCTTCGACCGCGCGGGCATCACGATCCTGGAGGGCTACGGCCTGACCGAGTCGTCGGCCGCGTCGTTCGTCAACCGGCCGGGCGCGAACAAGCTCGGCACGGTCGGCCGGCCGCTGGTGGGCACCGAGGTGCGGATCGCCGAGGACGGCGAGGTGCTGATCGGCGGGCGCGGCGTCATGCGCGGCTACCGGGGGCTGCCCGAGGAGACCGCCGAGGCGTTGCGGGACGGCTGGCTGCACACCGGCGACATCGGCGAGCTGGACGAGGGGGGCCGGTTGCGGATCACCGACCGGAAGAAGGAGCTGATCAAGACCTCCGGCGGCAAGTACGTCGCGCCGCAGGCGGTGGAGGGGCTGGTCAAGTCCAACAGCCCCTACATCGGCAACGTGCTGGTGCACGGCGACGGGCGCAACTACTGCGTGGCCCTGGTCACCATCGACCCGGACCTCGCGCCCGCCGACCTCGACCGGGACGCCGAGGTCGGCCGGGCCGTCGAGGCGGCCAACGCCAAGCTCGCGCGGCACGAGACGATCAAGAAGTTCGCCGTGCTGCCGGAGGACTTCTCGGTGGCCGACGGCACCCTCACCGCCAGCCTGAAGATGCGCCGCAAGGAGATCGAGGGCCGCTACCGGGACGTGCTGGACGAGCTGTACCCCTGA
- a CDS encoding TetR/AcrR family transcriptional regulator, with product MGTTSQRAVLDAALALVEEAGLDGVTISALIARSGVSNGSVYHHFGSRAGLFAVLYGESYAHCVGAVVPALDLDDVEGVVRGVVSRYLEWVAANPGRARFLYAAPSTADPAVKAAVFEPVARWFAARMAAGELRRVPLWALDPVVMGPAHECARRFLAGGFDLAAAAEPVGDAVWAAVAPVG from the coding sequence ATGGGAACGACCAGTCAGCGAGCCGTGCTGGACGCGGCCCTCGCGCTGGTCGAGGAGGCCGGGCTGGACGGCGTCACGATCAGCGCGCTGATCGCGCGGTCCGGTGTGTCCAACGGCAGCGTGTACCACCACTTCGGCAGTCGGGCGGGGCTGTTCGCCGTGCTCTACGGGGAGAGCTACGCGCACTGCGTCGGCGCCGTCGTCCCGGCGCTGGACCTCGATGACGTCGAGGGCGTCGTGCGCGGGGTGGTGTCGCGGTACCTGGAGTGGGTCGCCGCGAACCCCGGCCGGGCCAGGTTCCTCTACGCCGCGCCGTCGACCGCCGACCCGGCGGTGAAGGCGGCGGTGTTCGAGCCGGTGGCGCGCTGGTTCGCGGCCCGGATGGCGGCGGGCGAGCTGCGCCGGGTGCCGCTGTGGGCGCTGGACCCGGTGGTGATGGGCCCCGCGCACGAGTGCGCCCGCCGGTTCCTGGCGGGCGGGTTCGACCTGGCCGCCGCGGCCGAACCGGTCGGCGATGCGGTGTGGGCGGCGGTCGCGCCCGTAGGGTGA
- a CDS encoding cellulase family glycosylhydrolase, protein MAPRPRWLGGPLAAALLAALAVPAPGWAEPAAPAAPTTRAEPTAQAVTEHQAEGAIVANGLVEANHAGYTGSGFVNYDNEVGAYVEFTVTAAAAGPARLTFRYANGTTANRPLGVSVNGASPVSVAFPGTGAWSTWGEATATVSLNAGANRVRAAATTANGGPNLDRLTADTGTTGVGRPADVNGQLRVCGLKLCNQHGKPIQLRGMSTHGIQWYSQCVKPASLDALATDWGADVLRISLYVQEGGYETDPRRFTDMVHGYVEEATRRGMYALVDWHQLNPGDPNANIGLARTFFTEVAQRHRNKTNIIYDIANEPNNVSWAGIKSYAEQMIPVIRAQDPDGVVFVGTHGWGSLGISDGRSEQDIISNPVNATNFMYTFHFYAASHQDEYFAALQRAAARLPIFVTEFGTQTYTGDGGNDFAYSQKYLDFLAANKIGWTNWNFSDDFRSGAVFKEGVCAGSSFTGTGVLKPSGVWIRDRMRTPDDFPTS, encoded by the coding sequence GTGGCACCCCGTCCCCGATGGCTCGGCGGACCCCTGGCGGCAGCCCTGCTCGCCGCGCTCGCCGTGCCGGCGCCCGGCTGGGCCGAGCCGGCGGCCCCAGCGGCGCCGACGACCCGAGCCGAGCCGACGGCCCAGGCCGTCACCGAGCACCAGGCGGAGGGCGCGATCGTCGCCAACGGCCTGGTCGAGGCCAACCACGCCGGGTACACCGGCAGCGGCTTCGTCAACTACGACAACGAGGTCGGCGCGTACGTCGAGTTCACCGTGACCGCCGCCGCGGCCGGCCCGGCCCGGCTCACCTTCCGGTACGCCAACGGCACCACCGCGAACCGCCCGCTGGGCGTCTCGGTGAACGGCGCGTCCCCGGTGAGCGTGGCGTTCCCCGGCACCGGCGCGTGGAGCACGTGGGGCGAGGCCACCGCCACCGTCTCCCTGAACGCCGGCGCGAACCGCGTCCGCGCCGCGGCCACCACCGCCAACGGCGGGCCCAACCTCGACCGGCTCACCGCCGACACCGGCACGACCGGCGTCGGCCGGCCCGCCGACGTGAACGGGCAGCTGCGGGTGTGCGGGCTGAAGCTGTGCAACCAGCACGGCAAGCCGATCCAGTTGCGCGGCATGAGCACGCACGGCATCCAGTGGTACTCCCAGTGCGTCAAGCCCGCGTCGCTGGACGCGCTGGCCACCGACTGGGGCGCCGACGTGCTGCGGATCTCGCTGTACGTCCAGGAGGGCGGCTACGAGACCGACCCGCGCCGGTTCACCGACATGGTGCACGGCTACGTCGAGGAGGCGACGCGGCGCGGGATGTACGCGCTGGTCGACTGGCACCAGCTGAACCCGGGCGACCCGAACGCGAACATCGGGCTGGCGCGCACGTTCTTCACCGAGGTGGCGCAGCGGCACCGGAACAAGACCAACATCATCTACGACATCGCGAACGAGCCGAACAACGTCTCGTGGGCGGGCATCAAGTCCTACGCGGAGCAGATGATCCCGGTGATCCGGGCGCAGGACCCCGACGGCGTGGTGTTCGTCGGCACGCACGGCTGGGGGTCGCTGGGCATCTCGGACGGGCGCAGCGAGCAGGACATCATCTCGAACCCCGTCAACGCCACGAACTTCATGTACACGTTCCACTTCTACGCGGCGTCGCACCAGGACGAGTACTTCGCCGCGCTGCAGCGGGCGGCGGCCCGGCTGCCGATCTTCGTCACCGAGTTCGGCACCCAGACCTACACCGGCGACGGCGGGAACGACTTCGCGTACAGCCAGAAGTACCTGGACTTCCTGGCCGCCAACAAGATCGGCTGGACGAACTGGAACTTCTCCGACGACTTCCGGTCGGGCGCGGTGTTCAAGGAGGGCGTCTGCGCCGGGTCGTCGTTCACCGGCACGGGCGTGCTCAAGCCCTCCGGCGTCTGGATCCGCGACCGGATGAGGACCCCGGACGACTTCCCGACCAGCTGA
- a CDS encoding tetratricopeptide repeat protein: protein MAHPGAVGFGVAAARSGDVGAAEVWYRAAADSGDVDGMNLLALLCEERGDHAEARRWYSRAADSGDAVALHGLARLARRRGQEGEAGRWYREAADRGDQEAMIALAEAAVDPADGDAWYRRAAESGNPRALVVISTRLRARGEVGEAERWLRRAVATTGEPFFMVELGELLAATGDLAEAETWHRRAAEAGDGNAFGPLGAVLVAKGDLGEAEEWYRRAAGTGRTSAMTDLALLLAHRGETGEAERWLDRAADASGVDVNHALWGALPALDAHRLGLLERDAGHRVLTALGVLSRERDDPDRAERCFRRAADAGNTQAMYEMGLLLTRWGSAAARATRAARRRADLRAPAGVEVERPAVWFARAAQGGHPDAARAPKH from the coding sequence GTGGCACATCCAGGTGCGGTCGGGTTCGGGGTGGCGGCGGCGCGCAGCGGCGACGTCGGGGCGGCGGAGGTCTGGTACCGCGCCGCGGCCGACAGCGGCGACGTCGACGGCATGAACCTGCTGGCGCTGCTGTGCGAGGAACGCGGCGACCACGCCGAGGCGCGGCGCTGGTACTCCCGCGCGGCCGACAGCGGTGACGCGGTCGCGCTGCACGGCCTGGCCCGGCTGGCCCGGCGACGCGGTCAGGAGGGCGAAGCCGGGCGCTGGTACCGGGAAGCCGCCGACCGCGGCGACCAGGAGGCCATGATCGCCCTCGCGGAGGCGGCGGTAGACCCCGCCGACGGCGACGCGTGGTACCGCCGCGCCGCCGAGTCGGGCAACCCGCGCGCGCTGGTCGTGATCAGCACCCGGCTGCGGGCCAGGGGAGAGGTCGGCGAGGCGGAGCGGTGGCTGCGGCGGGCCGTGGCGACGACCGGCGAGCCGTTCTTCATGGTCGAGCTGGGCGAGCTGCTGGCCGCGACCGGCGACCTGGCGGAGGCCGAGACCTGGCACCGCCGCGCCGCCGAGGCCGGTGACGGCAACGCGTTCGGCCCCCTCGGCGCGGTGCTGGTGGCGAAGGGCGACCTGGGCGAGGCCGAGGAGTGGTACCGCAGGGCGGCCGGGACCGGGCGCACGTCGGCGATGACCGACCTGGCCCTGCTCCTGGCGCACCGCGGTGAGACCGGCGAGGCCGAGCGCTGGCTGGACCGCGCGGCCGACGCGTCCGGGGTGGACGTGAACCACGCCCTGTGGGGCGCGCTGCCCGCGTTGGACGCGCACCGGCTCGGCCTCCTGGAACGCGACGCCGGCCACCGAGTGCTGACCGCCCTCGGCGTGCTGTCCCGCGAGCGCGACGACCCCGACCGGGCCGAGCGCTGCTTCCGGCGCGCGGCGGACGCGGGGAACACCCAGGCCATGTACGAGATGGGGCTGCTCCTGACCCGCTGGGGCAGCGCCGCCGCCCGCGCCACCCGTGCCGCACGCCGCCGCGCCGACCTGCGGGCCCCGGCCGGCGTCGAGGTGGAGCGCCCGGCGGTCTGGTTCGCCCGCGCCGCCCAGGGCGGTCACCCCGACGCCGCGAGGGCGCCGAAGCACTGA